One part of the Segnochrobactrum spirostomi genome encodes these proteins:
- a CDS encoding ABC transporter permease, which yields MAESYSSPSLFRPRYIPNLWDAVAFLLVFGTLILFSHGAEQTFVPLSAIERMPLSLDPSHLPEYALRTVLRMVVAIVASLVFTLIYATIAAKSRRAEMVLIPFLDILQSVPVLGFLSFTVVGFMNMFPGKVIGVELASVFAIFTSQAWNMTFSFYQSLKTVPRDLDEASRAFRLSSWQKFWRLEVPFSMPGLIWNTMMSMSGGWFFVVASEAISVGNDTYTLPGIGSYVSLAIAQSNLPAVVWALGAMTVIILLYDQILFRPLVAWSEKFRFEQSPSGNVPHSWLLDVVQRTRIFQIALRPLGLGIRWLASRRFSVPTPQVPTLPKLWNSKAVDGVWLVLIAAGCVYAAWQIVSFVATELHWSDVWLALFYGLLTLIRVAVLVAIASVIWVPIGVWIGLRPKVAERIQPLAQFLAAFPANIAFPFFVVAIVHFDLNPDIWLSPLMILGTQWYILFNVIAGASAYPTDLKEAASSFHVGGWSWWRKVILPGVFPYYVTGALTATGGSWNAAIVAEVASWGKDQLQAHGLGAYIADATSAGDYPRIVLGIAVMSLYVILFNRALWHPMFTFAARRLRFD from the coding sequence ATGGCCGAAAGTTATTCGTCGCCGTCGCTCTTTCGGCCGCGCTACATCCCGAATCTCTGGGATGCCGTCGCGTTTCTCCTCGTCTTCGGCACCCTGATCCTGTTCTCGCACGGCGCGGAGCAGACCTTCGTGCCGCTGTCTGCGATCGAGCGCATGCCGCTGTCGCTCGATCCGTCGCACCTGCCGGAATATGCGCTGCGCACCGTGCTGCGCATGGTCGTGGCGATCGTCGCCTCGCTCGTCTTCACGCTGATCTACGCAACGATCGCGGCGAAGAGCCGGCGCGCCGAAATGGTGCTGATCCCGTTCCTCGACATCCTGCAATCCGTCCCCGTGCTCGGCTTCCTGTCGTTCACCGTGGTCGGCTTCATGAACATGTTCCCCGGCAAGGTGATCGGCGTCGAGCTCGCCTCGGTGTTCGCGATCTTCACGAGCCAGGCGTGGAACATGACGTTCTCGTTCTACCAGTCGCTGAAGACGGTGCCGCGCGATCTCGACGAGGCCTCGCGCGCCTTCCGCCTATCGTCCTGGCAGAAATTCTGGCGCCTCGAGGTGCCGTTCTCGATGCCCGGCCTCATCTGGAACACGATGATGTCGATGTCCGGCGGCTGGTTCTTCGTTGTCGCCTCCGAGGCCATCTCGGTCGGAAACGACACCTACACGCTGCCCGGCATCGGCTCCTACGTGTCGCTCGCCATCGCCCAGAGCAACCTGCCGGCGGTGGTGTGGGCTCTCGGCGCGATGACCGTGATCATCCTGCTCTATGACCAGATCCTGTTCCGCCCGCTGGTGGCGTGGAGCGAGAAGTTCCGCTTCGAGCAGTCGCCGAGCGGGAACGTTCCCCATTCCTGGCTGCTCGACGTCGTCCAGCGCACCCGGATCTTCCAGATCGCGCTGCGTCCGCTCGGCCTCGGCATCCGCTGGCTGGCGAGCCGCCGCTTCTCGGTGCCGACGCCCCAGGTCCCGACGCTGCCGAAGCTGTGGAACAGCAAGGCGGTGGACGGTGTCTGGCTGGTCCTCATCGCCGCCGGCTGCGTCTACGCGGCGTGGCAGATCGTCTCCTTTGTCGCGACGGAGCTCCATTGGAGCGATGTCTGGCTCGCCCTGTTCTACGGCCTGTTGACGCTCATCCGCGTCGCCGTCCTCGTCGCCATCGCCTCGGTGATCTGGGTGCCGATCGGGGTGTGGATCGGGCTCCGGCCGAAGGTCGCCGAGCGCATTCAGCCGCTCGCGCAGTTCCTCGCCGCCTTCCCGGCCAACATCGCCTTCCCGTTCTTCGTCGTCGCCATCGTGCACTTCGACCTCAACCCGGACATCTGGCTGAGCCCGCTGATGATCCTGGGGACGCAGTGGTACATCCTGTTCAACGTGATCGCCGGGGCGAGCGCCTATCCGACCGACCTCAAGGAGGCGGCGTCGAGCTTCCACGTCGGCGGCTGGAGTTGGTGGCGCAAGGTCATTCTGCCGGGCGTGTTCCCCTATTACGTGACCGGTGCGCTCACCGCGACGGGTGGTTCCTGGAACGCGGCGATCGTGGCCGAGGTCGCGAGCTGGGGTAAGGACCAGCTTCAGGCCCACGGCCTCGGCGCCTACATCGCCGATGCGACGAGCGCCGGCGATTATCCGCGGATCGTGCTCGGTATCGCCGTGATGTCGCTCTACGTGATCCTCTTCAATCGGGCGCTCTGGCACCCGATGTTCACCTTCGCCGCCCGCCGCCTGCGCTTCGACTGA
- a CDS encoding fused DSP-PTPase phosphatase/NAD kinase-like protein, which produces MKFFRTAEGRERHRDRLRHRSARPIDGLPRRLAAWWHLYVTDVGLARLFYRNRHQVDARLWRSSQPSPADIAWAARQGIRTVVWLRGDRELGGFALEREACERHGLTLVTLPLWSRSPPTAEMVRAAARLFETIEYPALVHCKSGSDRAGLASALYLILAAGRPVEEALGQLSLRYGHVPSSKTGVLDAFLEAYRDDGAAKGQSLIEWVEGGGYDPAALKGSYRSTLWSDLLVDRILRRE; this is translated from the coding sequence GTGAAGTTCTTCCGCACTGCCGAGGGGCGCGAACGCCACCGCGACCGGCTGCGCCACAGGAGCGCGCGGCCGATCGACGGGTTGCCGCGCCGGCTCGCCGCATGGTGGCACCTCTACGTGACGGATGTAGGCCTCGCCCGGCTGTTCTACCGCAACCGCCACCAGGTCGACGCGCGGCTGTGGCGGTCGTCGCAGCCCTCCCCCGCCGACATCGCCTGGGCGGCCCGGCAGGGCATCCGCACCGTGGTGTGGCTGCGGGGCGACCGCGAGCTCGGCGGCTTCGCCCTCGAGCGCGAGGCGTGCGAGCGTCATGGACTGACGCTGGTGACCCTGCCGCTGTGGTCGCGCAGCCCACCGACGGCGGAGATGGTGCGCGCCGCCGCCCGTCTCTTCGAGACGATCGAGTACCCGGCTTTGGTCCATTGCAAGTCCGGCTCGGATCGGGCGGGGCTCGCCTCCGCGCTCTATCTGATCCTCGCCGCGGGACGCCCGGTCGAGGAGGCGCTCGGCCAGCTCTCGCTGCGCTACGGCCACGTGCCGAGCTCGAAGACCGGCGTGCTCGACGCCTTCCTCGAAGCCTACCGGGACGACGGCGCCGCAAAGGGCCAATCGCTGATCGAATGGGTGGAGGGCGGCGGCTACGATCCGGCCGCGCTCAAGGGGTCCTACCGCTCGACGCTGTGGAGCGACCTTCTCGTCGACCGCATCCTGCGGCGGGAATAG
- a CDS encoding ABC transporter ATP-binding protein: MLDTPSSSAVPLVELKNVRQAFKQSDKGEHLVLDDVALTIREGEIVGLLGRSGSGKSSLLRIVSGLVPPTGGTVKWCGKPVTGPCEGLSMVFQTFALFPWLTVLENVELGLEAIGIDSAERRRRSLEAIDLIGLDGFESAYPKELSGGMRQRVGFARALVIHPRLMLLDEPFSALDVLTAETLRTDIIELWTEGRLPIKSMLMVTHNIEEAVLMCDRILIFSVNPGRVASEIKVEFPHPRNRLDPDFRQMVDDIYARMTNRASEVADRRLAGHGHAAHDAHGPQGATIGTSLQPISSNLLAGFLETLAAPPYDGRADLPHLAAGLQLEADELFPIIEALQLLGFADIADGDVTLLEAGRHFVESELDQRKALFRTQLVSRVPITALIKRVLDERPTHRAPAARFQEELEDHMSADFAERTLEAAIDWGRYAELYAFNEQSGELSLEDPH; this comes from the coding sequence ATGCTCGACACGCCCTCCTCCTCCGCCGTCCCGCTGGTCGAACTGAAGAACGTCCGGCAGGCCTTCAAGCAGTCCGACAAGGGCGAGCATCTGGTGCTCGACGACGTCGCCCTCACCATCCGCGAGGGCGAGATCGTCGGCCTGCTCGGCCGCTCCGGCTCGGGCAAGTCCTCGCTGCTGCGCATCGTCTCCGGCCTCGTGCCGCCGACCGGCGGCACGGTGAAATGGTGCGGCAAGCCCGTCACCGGCCCCTGCGAGGGCCTGTCGATGGTGTTCCAGACCTTCGCCTTGTTCCCCTGGCTCACCGTGCTCGAGAACGTCGAGCTCGGGCTCGAGGCGATCGGCATCGACTCGGCCGAGCGCCGCCGCCGCTCGCTCGAGGCGATCGACCTGATCGGCCTCGACGGCTTCGAATCGGCCTATCCGAAGGAGCTCTCGGGCGGCATGCGCCAGCGCGTCGGCTTCGCCCGCGCGCTCGTCATCCATCCGCGCCTGATGCTGCTCGACGAGCCGTTCTCGGCGCTCGACGTGCTGACCGCCGAGACGCTGCGTACCGACATCATCGAGCTGTGGACCGAAGGCCGGCTTCCCATCAAGTCGATGCTCATGGTGACCCACAACATCGAGGAAGCGGTGCTGATGTGCGACCGCATCCTGATCTTCTCGGTCAATCCGGGCCGCGTCGCCTCGGAGATCAAGGTCGAGTTCCCCCACCCGCGCAACCGGCTCGACCCGGATTTCCGCCAGATGGTGGACGACATCTATGCCCGCATGACCAACCGCGCGTCCGAGGTGGCCGACCGCCGCCTCGCCGGCCACGGCCACGCCGCGCACGATGCCCACGGGCCGCAGGGCGCCACCATCGGCACCTCGCTCCAGCCGATTTCGAGCAACCTGCTCGCCGGCTTCCTCGAGACGCTCGCCGCGCCGCCCTATGACGGTCGGGCCGACCTGCCCCACCTCGCCGCCGGCCTCCAGCTCGAAGCCGACGAGCTGTTCCCCATCATCGAGGCGCTTCAACTGCTCGGCTTCGCCGACATCGCCGACGGCGACGTGACGCTGCTCGAGGCCGGCCGCCACTTCGTCGAATCCGAGCTCGATCAGCGCAAGGCCCTGTTCCGCACGCAGCTCGTCTCCCGCGTGCCGATCACCGCGCTCATCAAGCGCGTGCTCGACGAGCGCCCGACCCACCGTGCCCCGGCCGCCCGTTTCCAGGAAGAGCTCGAGGATCACATGTCGGCCGACTTCGCCGAGCGCACCCTCGAGGCGGCGATCGATTGGGGCCGCTATGCCGAGCTCTACGCCTTCAACGAGCAGAGCGGCGAACTGAGCCTCGAAGACCCGCACTGA
- a CDS encoding elongation factor G, which translates to MAIEDRLYGEDQDVSAPTPRFAEPRLIAIVGPYGSGKSTLVEAILARTDAAREAEATPGKAPTMSVAARFVPATFMRDRYVFVDCPGSVEFRCEADGVLAAADLAVVVCEADPRKLPALQIILKDLEERGIPRVLFLNKIDRLEARVRETLETLQSASRTPLVLRQIPIWRDGIATGFIDLALERAFIYREHAASRVMSIPDEARAREVEARFEMLERVADYDDALMEELLSDIEPPRDRVFDDLAREMREGLICPVFLGAAQRGNGVFRLLKALRHESPGVAETRTRLGLGSDQKTVVQVMKTLHSSHIGKLSLARVLSGGVTETQPLQTCDGRAVKPAGLYDLVGEEAVKRGPAGPGEVVALAKLDGVATGTTLGSRGGRVFSLVDLAVPPPVLAFAVAPAERKDEVKLTAALGKLAEEDHGLSVEADAVTGETRLCGQGEIHLRTALERLAVKFGLAVSQRPPRVPYRETIRSSARAHGRHKKQSGGHGQFGDVTLEFTPLPRGEGFRFASRIAGGVVPKAFIPAIEAGVRDSLGEGPLGFPVTDLAVTLVDGAAHAVDSSEQAFRAAAHLAMREGLVAAGPLLLEPMLAMTLHCPSEATARINAVLAARRGQITGFEPRAGWPGWDCITALMPEAEIRDLIVEIRSATAGVGDFRVKFDHLAPLEGRLAEEVVDRRRRDAA; encoded by the coding sequence ATGGCGATCGAGGATCGTCTATACGGGGAAGACCAAGACGTTAGCGCCCCGACCCCGCGCTTCGCCGAGCCCCGGCTGATCGCGATCGTGGGGCCGTACGGCAGCGGCAAGTCCACCTTGGTCGAGGCGATCCTGGCGCGCACCGACGCGGCGCGGGAGGCCGAGGCAACGCCGGGCAAAGCGCCCACCATGAGTGTCGCCGCGCGCTTCGTGCCGGCAACCTTCATGCGCGACCGCTACGTCTTCGTCGATTGCCCGGGCTCGGTCGAGTTCCGCTGCGAGGCGGACGGGGTGCTCGCCGCGGCGGACCTCGCGGTCGTCGTGTGCGAGGCCGATCCGCGCAAGCTGCCGGCGTTGCAGATCATCCTCAAGGACCTCGAAGAGCGCGGCATTCCCCGTGTCCTCTTCCTCAACAAGATCGATCGCCTGGAGGCCCGCGTCCGCGAGACGCTCGAGACGCTCCAGAGCGCGAGCCGGACGCCGCTCGTGCTGCGGCAGATCCCGATCTGGCGCGACGGCATCGCGACCGGCTTCATCGATCTCGCCCTCGAACGGGCGTTCATCTACCGCGAGCACGCGGCGAGCCGGGTGATGTCGATCCCCGACGAGGCCCGCGCCCGCGAGGTCGAGGCGCGCTTCGAGATGCTGGAGCGGGTCGCCGATTATGACGACGCGCTGATGGAGGAGCTGCTGTCCGATATCGAGCCGCCGCGCGATCGGGTGTTCGACGATCTCGCCCGGGAAATGCGCGAGGGCCTCATCTGCCCGGTGTTCCTCGGCGCGGCCCAGCGCGGCAACGGCGTGTTCCGTCTCTTGAAGGCGCTGCGCCACGAAAGCCCCGGGGTCGCCGAGACGCGGACCCGGCTCGGGCTCGGCAGCGACCAGAAGACGGTCGTGCAGGTGATGAAGACGCTGCACTCGTCCCATATCGGCAAGCTCTCCCTCGCCCGGGTGCTCAGCGGCGGGGTGACCGAGACGCAGCCGCTCCAGACCTGCGACGGCCGCGCCGTGAAACCCGCGGGGCTCTACGATCTCGTCGGTGAGGAGGCGGTGAAGCGCGGGCCGGCGGGGCCGGGCGAGGTGGTGGCGCTCGCCAAGCTCGACGGGGTCGCGACCGGCACCACCCTGGGCAGCCGCGGTGGCCGCGTCTTCAGCCTCGTCGATCTCGCCGTCCCGCCGCCGGTGCTGGCGTTCGCGGTGGCGCCGGCCGAGCGCAAGGACGAGGTCAAGCTGACGGCCGCGCTCGGCAAGCTCGCCGAGGAGGACCACGGCCTCTCCGTCGAGGCGGACGCCGTGACCGGCGAAACGCGCCTGTGCGGCCAGGGTGAGATCCACCTGCGCACCGCCCTGGAGCGGCTCGCCGTCAAGTTCGGCCTCGCGGTCAGCCAGCGCCCGCCCCGGGTGCCCTATCGCGAGACGATCCGGTCTTCCGCGCGGGCCCACGGCCGCCACAAGAAGCAGTCCGGCGGCCACGGCCAGTTCGGCGACGTGACCTTGGAGTTCACCCCCTTGCCGCGCGGCGAGGGCTTCCGCTTCGCGAGCCGGATCGCCGGCGGGGTCGTGCCGAAGGCGTTCATCCCGGCCATCGAGGCAGGGGTGCGCGACAGCCTCGGCGAGGGACCGCTCGGCTTCCCCGTGACCGATCTCGCCGTCACCCTCGTCGACGGCGCCGCCCATGCGGTCGACTCGTCCGAACAGGCCTTCCGCGCCGCCGCCCATCTCGCGATGCGGGAGGGCCTCGTGGCGGCGGGGCCGCTCCTGCTCGAGCCGATGCTCGCGATGACGCTCCATTGCCCGAGCGAGGCGACGGCGCGCATCAACGCGGTGCTCGCCGCGCGGCGCGGCCAGATCACCGGCTTCGAGCCACGCGCCGGCTGGCCCGGCTGGGATTGCATCACCGCCCTGATGCCCGAGGCGGAGATCCGCGACCTGATCGTCGAGATCCGCTCCGCGACCGCCGGCGTCGGCGATTTCCGCGTCAAGTTCGACCATCTCGCCCCGCTCGAAGGCCGCCTCGCCGAGGAGGTCGTGGATCGCCGCCGACGGGACGCCGCGTGA
- a CDS encoding ABC transporter ATP-binding protein has product MIAIAIGAAMLSSASAICAPYVLSRAIDRLADDGPDSIRAVTYLLYSVLVGVSLTAQQATQYAVFISAERLAYMTDSEFFRRIISKTSSFFATFNPAEIQAASLRGRQGLTALVQLALGVILPGIIQILITIWTLSALINALIGGVIAIYGLISIVLTIVSVRRVRPFLERAVEASQANARFFGNVIDVIEAIRYFRAHRWIYGIFNDNAVASRDNLRAYAMQRVFVSALMGILLTIQFFISLTFIIPMYYRGGISIGNIVLFNALLVQLNQPFEMMAHAIEALTRSRNELAPLATMWAEPEERAKAETLEFVPQHARISFENVSFRYGNGRGVECINFLAGPGRMTFLTGKTGSGKTTIFKIILKSIEPDHGRVLVDGVDINLIDRSSWLNAVSIVPQEIVLLNASVKDNILLGRLYDESRLRGALQGASFASLMSALPDGLETMVGERGLRLSGGERQRIAVARALYGNPKILLLDEASSALDEVTERDIMEHIRVLAQDVTVLAITHRQSMITDADNVIRL; this is encoded by the coding sequence ATGATTGCCATAGCGATCGGTGCAGCAATGCTCTCCAGCGCAAGTGCGATCTGCGCACCCTACGTACTGTCACGTGCAATCGATCGCTTAGCTGATGACGGTCCAGATTCGATCCGGGCGGTTACGTACCTTCTCTATTCGGTACTCGTAGGTGTTTCGCTGACAGCTCAGCAAGCTACACAGTATGCAGTATTCATAAGCGCTGAGCGCCTAGCGTACATGACTGATAGCGAGTTTTTCAGGAGAATTATCAGTAAGACGAGCTCGTTTTTCGCGACGTTCAATCCCGCCGAAATACAAGCGGCGAGCTTGCGCGGACGTCAAGGTCTCACGGCGCTGGTGCAGCTCGCTCTGGGTGTTATTTTGCCCGGAATAATCCAGATTCTAATCACGATATGGACTCTTAGTGCGTTAATTAATGCTCTCATAGGTGGAGTTATTGCCATCTATGGATTAATTTCAATTGTGCTAACCATTGTGTCCGTTCGACGTGTTCGTCCTTTCCTGGAGAGAGCAGTCGAGGCGAGTCAGGCGAATGCGCGTTTTTTTGGAAATGTTATAGATGTTATTGAGGCCATTCGTTATTTCCGTGCTCATCGATGGATATACGGAATATTTAATGATAACGCGGTAGCGTCGCGCGATAATTTGCGGGCATACGCAATGCAACGCGTCTTCGTGAGCGCGCTAATGGGTATTCTCCTGACTATCCAGTTTTTCATCTCGTTGACATTCATTATCCCGATGTATTACCGAGGCGGCATTTCAATCGGGAATATTGTCCTTTTCAATGCACTGCTTGTGCAGCTTAATCAGCCCTTCGAGATGATGGCCCATGCGATCGAAGCATTGACTCGGTCCCGCAACGAGCTCGCACCTCTGGCCACTATGTGGGCCGAACCCGAGGAGAGGGCAAAAGCGGAGACGTTGGAGTTTGTGCCGCAGCATGCTCGAATTTCGTTCGAAAACGTGAGCTTTCGCTATGGAAATGGCCGGGGTGTAGAATGTATAAATTTTCTCGCAGGGCCGGGCCGCATGACATTTCTGACCGGGAAGACGGGCTCTGGAAAGACAACCATATTCAAGATAATATTGAAATCTATCGAGCCGGATCACGGGCGCGTGCTTGTTGACGGTGTGGATATTAATTTAATTGATCGATCTTCGTGGTTGAATGCGGTGTCAATTGTGCCGCAGGAGATCGTTCTCCTGAATGCTAGCGTTAAGGACAATATCCTACTCGGTCGGCTATATGATGAGAGTCGTTTGCGTGGTGCCCTTCAAGGAGCTTCGTTTGCTTCACTGATGAGCGCGCTGCCGGACGGACTAGAGACGATGGTAGGAGAGCGCGGCTTAAGGCTATCTGGCGGGGAACGTCAGCGGATCGCTGTTGCGCGCGCTCTATATGGAAATCCGAAGATCCTGTTGCTTGATGAGGCAAGCTCGGCGCTCGACGAGGTGACGGAGCGAGATATAATGGAGCATATTCGGGTATTGGCGCAGGATGTTACTGTGCTCGCGATTACGCATCGGCAATCTATGATAACGGATGCGGATAACGTAATCAGGCTGTGA
- the fdxA gene encoding ferredoxin FdxA: MPYVVTENCIKCKYTDCVEVCPVDCFYEGENMLVIHPDECIDCGVCEPECPAEAIKPDTESGLESWLQLNAEYAAVWPNITVKREAPTDAKDWDGKAGKLALLSPEPGKGD; the protein is encoded by the coding sequence ATGCCCTACGTCGTCACCGAGAACTGCATCAAGTGCAAGTACACGGATTGCGTCGAGGTGTGCCCCGTCGATTGCTTCTATGAAGGCGAGAACATGCTCGTCATTCATCCCGACGAGTGCATCGATTGCGGCGTGTGCGAGCCCGAATGCCCGGCGGAGGCGATCAAGCCGGACACCGAGAGCGGCCTTGAGAGCTGGCTCCAGCTCAACGCCGAATATGCCGCCGTGTGGCCGAACATCACGGTGAAGCGCGAGGCTCCGACCGACGCCAAGGATTGGGACGGTAAGGCGGGCAAGCTCGCCCTGCTGTCGCCCGAGCCCGGCAAGGGCGACTGA